The Elgaria multicarinata webbii isolate HBS135686 ecotype San Diego chromosome 1, rElgMul1.1.pri, whole genome shotgun sequence genome has a window encoding:
- the IER5 gene encoding immediate early response gene 5 protein has translation MACKLEAHRIVSISLGKMYSSRGQRGGVKLHKNLLVSLVLRSARQVYLSELEGALATPAALLPSDPLRGGGGEGEERPAPLRPLSPPRLFLRPPQASLPPSETRVSPLPWPESPRLPCGCCCASPWAGGAGQRPAAPPPSAPFCPRKRSAGLAADQAPSGGSPLKKARRGEEEEDDMETGNVASLISIFGSGFSGLLSKKPSCAGGRNGSRQRRRRQEVAEEAEADPEPGQNCCDDSMLRNLNPWSTAIVAF, from the coding sequence ATGGCATGCAAGCTGGAGGCTCACCGCATCGTCAGCATCTCGCTGGGCAAGATGTACAGCTCGCGGGGCCAGCGCGGCGGCGTCAAGTTGCACAAGAACCTGCTGGTGTCGCTCGTCCTGCGCAGCGCCCGCCAGGTGTACCTGAGCGAGCTGGAGGGCGCCCTGGCTACCCCCGCCGCGCTCTTGCCGTCGGATCCACTccggggtggaggaggagaaggagaagagcgcCCGGCGCCGCTGCGCCCTCTCTCCCCTCCGCGGCTCTTTCTGCGACCGCCGCAGGCGTCGCTGCCGCCTTCGGAGACGCGCGTTTCCCCGCTGCCCTGGCCGGAGAGCCCGCGCTTGCCGTGCGGCTGCTGTTGCGCCTCTCCTTGGGCAGGCGGGGCGGGCCAGCGGCCAGCGGCGCCGCCGCCCTCCGCGCCCTTCTGCCCCAGGAAGCGGAGCGCCGGTCTTGCGGCCGACCAGGCGCCGTCGGGGGGCTCGCCGCTGAAGAAGGCTCGccgcggcgaagaggaggaggacgacatGGAGACCGGCAACGTGGCCAGCCTCATCAGCATCTTCGGCTCCGGGTTCTCGGGACTGCTCAGCAAAAAACCCTCCTGCGCTGGGGGCAGGAACGGCAGCCGACAGCGGCGGAGGCGGCAGGAGGTcgcggaggaggcggaggcggatcCAGAGCCGGGGCAGAACTGCTGCGATGACTCGATGCTCCGGAATCTCAACCCGTGGAGCACGGCCATCGTGGCTTTCTGA